ATAAAAGGATGTAAAGCTTGGTTCATGACCCTCATAAACGTACTAGGAGCATTGGACATGCCGAAAGGCATGACTAACCATTCAAACAGACCTTCACGcgtcttgaaagctgttttccacTCATCTCCTGGTCGAATTCGTATCTGGTGATAACCACTTTTCAAGTCTATCTTGGAGAACACTGTCGCTTTGCCAATTTGGTCCAAAAGGTCGTCCAAGCGAGGAATAGGGAACCGATAACGGACCGTAATTTTGTTGATTGCCCGACTGTCCACACACATTCTCCATGAGCCATCTTTCTTTGGAATAAGCAACGCAGGAACAGCACAAGGACTCAAGCTTTCACGGATATGACCCTTTTGAAGTAGCTCCTCGACCTGGCGCCTTAATTCTTCATTCGATAATGAGGGCGATTAGGAAGCGAAGCACCAGGAATAAGGTCGATTTGGTGTTGGATATTGCGTAATGGAGGCAGAGCACTCGGTAGTTCAGCGGAAAAAACATCGTCAAACTCTCGGAGAACCTCCGCAAGTTGCGGATCGATATTAGACACCGCAGTTTGCAATGAAGACGCAGACAACAAGGCAAAAACTATACCTTCCTTCCGAAACTCGGcatcaaatgaagcaaaagagcaGAACGTAGCATAGTTGTTAGATGGTGGAACATTCGTAGGAACCAAAGACGGCTTCGGTGGTTCAGGCGGTGGTGGCAGCGAATGTTCCTTGGAAGGCAAGAGAAGAATCTGATGAGTATCCCATATGAAACTATACGTATTCTGAGCTCCGTCATGAATGATCTTACGATCAAACTCCCATGGTCTTCCTAACAGTATATGACTGACATCCATAGGTGCAATATCACAGTATGTGCGATCTCGGTAAAACTCTCCAATTGAAAAAGGTACCAAGGTTCATTGTGAAATACGCATGGCAACGCCTTCATTCAGCCATCCCAGGTTGTAAGGAGCTGGATGTTCTTCTCGAACCAGGCCCAACTTCTCCACAGCAGCTTCTGCGATGACATTACGTGAACTGCCAGAATCAATAATGAAACTGCAGATGCGTCCACGAATAGTACAGGTTGAGCGGAAGATATTTGTGCGTAACCACTGAGCATCTTGACGACGCGGAGCAACACACGTCCTTGTGATGACTAGAAGACGCCTTTGATCTCCGTGAGTTCGCTTGATAGTAGGCGTATCAATGgagtcttcttctccaaatgaATCATAAGCTGTCCCATAGTCTTCGCCTTCCATAGAGTCATCGAGCAACAGACCGCGACGAGACTGGTGAGGACACGCGGTTTGGCGATGTCCAGGTTCACCGCACGCATAACAACATAATGCTGGAGGACGTGTCGAACGACGTACTGGCGGGTCCTCTGATGCAGTGGTGGTAGTTGGTGCCACGGCGGTATCGTTGGTGTCTTTGGAGGAGGATACGGAACTCTGTTGACCTGTGTCCAGGTTGCGGGAACGAAAACCAGTGTTACTCCCATTGGTAGAACGAAACTGTTGTTCGAAGGTTGATGCACGGCGATGTGCTTCAGCAAGAGAAGTCGGATCAAACTGTGCCAAAGCAGATTGCAGTTGCGGTCGCAAGCCACCAATAAACCGAGAGACCAATTGGTTCTCGTTATCAAAGACCTCAGTGCGAGTCAGTAACAGATCAAATTCTTCTGCGTAGTCATCGACAGAACGTGACCCTTGTTTGATGTTTTGTAGACGGTTGTAGATTGTTCGCTCATAGTTGTGAGGTAAAAAGGTTTTTCTCAGTTGTTTCTGTAACTTGTCCCAAGTGCGGATCGGTTCTTTGCCGGTACGTGCACGTGTGGTC
The genomic region above belongs to Camelina sativa cultivar DH55 unplaced genomic scaffold, Cs unpScaffold01552, whole genome shotgun sequence and contains:
- the LOC104774110 gene encoding uncharacterized protein LOC104774110, giving the protein MDVSHILLGRPWEFDRKIIHDGAQNTYSFIWDTHQILLLPSKEHSLPPPPEPPKPSLVPTNVPPSNNYATFCSFASFDAEFRKEGIVFALLSASSLQTAVSNIDPQLAEVLREFDDVFSAELPSALPPLRNIQHQIDLIPGASLPNRPHYRMKN